In a genomic window of Cuculus canorus isolate bCucCan1 chromosome Z, bCucCan1.pri, whole genome shotgun sequence:
- the KCMF1 gene encoding E3 ubiquitin-protein ligase KCMF1 isoform X2 produces MQCILTRVDFDLYYGGEAFSVEQPQSFTCPYCGKMGYTETSLQEHVTSEHAETSTEVICPICAALPGGDPNHVTDDFAAHLTLEHRAPRDLDETSGVRHVRRMFHPGRGLGGPRARRSNMHFTTSSPGGLSSSQSSYSPSNREAMDPIAELLSQLSGVRRSAGGQLNSSGPSASQLQQLQMQLQLERQHAQAARQQLETARNATRRTNTINVNTTMTQSTTTTNTSNTDNSQQTIQNSQFLLTRLNDPKMSEAERQSMESERADCSLFVQELLLSTLMREESSSSDEDERGEIADFGAMGCVDIMPLDVALENLNLKESNKGNEPPPPPL; encoded by the exons ATTTGTACTATGGTGGAGAAGCTTTCTCTGTAGAGCAGCCACAGTCCTTTACGTGTCCTTATTGTGGAAAAATGGGTTATACGGAAACATCTCTTCAAGAACATGTTACTTCTGAGCATGCAGAAACATCAACAGAAGTG ATCTGTCCCATATGTGCAGCATTACCTGGAGGGGATCCAAATCATGTCACAGATGACTTTGCCGCTCATCTTACACTGGAACACAGAGCTCCTAGAGACTTA GATGAAACCAGTGGTGTTCGGCATGTACGTAGGATGTTCCACCCAGGCCGGGGTTTGGGAGGTCCCCGTGCACGTAGATCAAACATGCACTTTACTACCAGTTCCCCTGGTGGACTTTCATCTTCTCAGAGTTCGTATTCTCCAAGCAATAGAGAAGCCATGGATCCTATAGCTG AGCTCTTATCTCAGCTATCAGGTGTGAGGCGTTCTGCAGGAGGACAGCTCAACTCCTCTGGTCCCTCTGCTTCTCAGttacagcagctgcagatgcAGCTGCAGTTGGAACGACAACATGCGCAGGCAGCAAGACAACAACTGGAGACTGCACGCAATGCAACTAGACGCACCAACACGATCAATGTCAACACCACTATGACACAGtctacaacaacaacaaacacaTCTAACACAGACAACAGTCAGCAGACTATCCAGAATTCCCAGTTTCTCCTTACAAG GTTGAATGATCCGAAGATGTCGGAAGCAGAGCGTCAGTCAATGGAAAGTGAGCGGGCAGACTGCAGCCTGTTTGTGCAGGAGCTTCTACTGTCCACTTTGATGCGGGAAGAAAGTTCTTCCTCAGATGAGGATGAGCGGGGGGAGATTGCAGATTTTGGTGCTATGGGCTGTGTAGATATTATGCCTCTAGATGTTGCTTTAGAAAACCTAAATTTAAAAGAGAGTAATAAAGGAAACGagcctcctccacctcctctttgA